DNA from Rubripirellula lacrimiformis:
GCACCGGTGCCAGAGGGCAACTGTTTGGCCAGCCGTTCGAGCGATAGCCCCGGTTCTTGCGTGACGAAACCGAGGCTGGCGGCTAAACGGCCAACGGCAACGGCAGCCCGGTCCGTCGCCGGGAATCCTTCTTCACCGCTAGCTTTGCGGCCAGTGCTGAGCGATTTTTTGTTTTAGGAACGTGACGCTTCGGCGAAGTTGTTCGATCCCGTCAACGCCATCTTCGATGCTGATCCAACCGTCAAAACCGACTCGGGTTAGTTCGGTGAATATCGCGTCGTAGTCATTCAGGCCTTTGCCGATTTCGCCGTGGCTAAGTCGTCGGGCATAGCCCACGGAACCGCCTTCTTCACGGCGCAGATCCTCGATCGTTCCTTCGGTCAGGTAGCGATCGCTGGCGTGCATCGTGACCACTCGCTCGGACACTCGTCGCAACAGTTCCAGTGGATCTTCGCCGGCGATGTACGTGTTGCTGGGGTCGTAATTGACACCAAAGTTAGGATGATCGATCGCGGCCACCAATTGGCAGAACACGTCCATCTTCTGGGCGAATTCGGGATACTCCCAAAAGTCATCCTTGTAGTGGTTTTCGATGATCAGCGTGATGCCGCGTTCCTGGGCATAGGGCAAACATTGTTGGATCGAATCGGCCGCCAGCCGCACGCCTTCGTCGATCGATAGCTCCGGACGCCGTTGACCGCTCAGCACTCGACAGTAACTGGCGCCCAGTTCATGGGACATGTCGATCCATGATTTCTGGTGCTCGATTTGTGCGGCGCGGAAATCGGCATCCGGATGAGTGAAGTCGGGCGAACAGCACACCATCGGGATCACCATGCCGTGGTCCTGGACCCGGCTTCGGAATTGCGACCAGTTCGACCGGTCCGCCATCTCTAGAAAACCGGCGTACCATTCGATGCCATCGATGTCCAAGGTGGCGGCAATGTCGATCCATTGTGCGACGGTCATCGTGCCGTCTTTGCACAACGCATGCATGTAGGCTTTGGGGAAAGCTGCGAGTTGCGGCATGATCTGATGGGGGTGGGATGTGATGGCGGGAGATGATCGGGAAGACAGGCGAAAGCGAAGCGGAACTAGTTGGGATTCAGAACCGATTTGACCACTTCGCCATGGTGCATCTTTTCGAACGCTTCGTGCCACTGACTGATCGGCCAGACACCGCCGATGATGGGGCGGACGTCCAACTGATCGCTGGCCATCAACGCGATGACGCGTTCCCAGATCGGCCAATTGTGACTGAAACTGCCCTGCAGCGTGATGTTCTTTTGAACCAACGGGTCCAGGTTGAACCCGAGTGGTTGGGGGCCCCAGCC
Protein-coding regions in this window:
- a CDS encoding sugar phosphate isomerase/epimerase family protein, translated to MPQLAAFPKAYMHALCKDGTMTVAQWIDIAATLDIDGIEWYAGFLEMADRSNWSQFRSRVQDHGMVIPMVCCSPDFTHPDADFRAAQIEHQKSWIDMSHELGASYCRVLSGQRRPELSIDEGVRLAADSIQQCLPYAQERGITLIIENHYKDDFWEYPEFAQKMDVFCQLVAAIDHPNFGVNYDPSNTYIAGEDPLELLRRVSERVVTMHASDRYLTEGTIEDLRREEGGSVGYARRLSHGEIGKGLNDYDAIFTELTRVGFDGWISIEDGVDGIEQLRRSVTFLKQKIAQHWPQS